GTTCGGCGGCCCACTCTCTTCTGTAAAGGAGATGTCCCCGTTCTTCCCGGAATGGGATCACCTGATCCTTCGGATCCGTGATTGTTTAGGTCCCTGGCTCTTTTCGGAAGGTGAACGTACCATGGAGGAAATCGTCGGGGAAGTCTTGCGAGCCCGTTCCTGGACCATTGCAGTCGCCGAATCCTGCACCGGAGGATTAGTGGCCCATCGTTTGACTGGCGTGCCCGGCAGTTCGCGTTATGTGAACCGGGGAGTCGTGTCTTATAGTAATGAAGCGAAACGAGAACTCGTGGGAGTTCCCGCCTCGACGCTTCGTCGATATGGGGCCGTGAGCGCACAGGTAGCCGTGGCCATGGCCAAAGGAATTCGAATGGGAAGTCGAGTCGATGTGGGAGTTGGGGTCACGGGAATTGCGGGTCCCGGTGGAGGGACTCTGAACAAGCCAGTAGGGCTGGTGTATGGAGCGATTGATGGTCCGCAGGGGCCTCAGAGTCAATGTTGGAGATTTCATGGGGATCGAGCGGAAATTACATTGAAGACATCTCAGGCTGTTTTGGATTTGATCCGACGATACGCCAATGAATCGGTTTTCTAATCAGAAAAGTCTGCGAGTCTTTCTTGCTGTTGAACTTTCCTTGGATTTGCGTCGGAAAGTGGTGGAACTTCAATGTCAGCTGCGAGAAAGCTTACCAATGGTCAATTGGGTTCGTCCTGAGTCGATACACCTCACACTGAAATTTCTTGGATATGTGGACGCTTCCCTGGTGGAACCGGTTTTGACTGCCATTGAACCTATCCGGACAAGTCAGCCTCCTCTCACATTAGAGGTTCAGGGGTTGGGGGTTTTTCCGCATCTTCGACGTCCACGGGTACTGTGGATCGGATGTACGGGAGACATTCCTGCTTTGTTCAAACTTGTTTCACGAATCGAAGGTGCGATGGAACCGTTAGGCTTTCCTCCTGAGGATAAGCCCTATTTCCCTCATTTGACTTTGGCCAGGATCAAACATGACCAATCTCAGGTCGGAGGCGTACTGACTCATTCCGGCTTACTGGAGCAACCTCGAAATCTTGGGATATTCCATGTTGACCGGATCACACTTTTTCGCAGTGACGTGAGCCAATCCGGTGCGGAATATACGGCTTTGAGGACGGTGCCATTCACTGAGCCTGGATCACATAATTCAATCTAAGTTAGGCATTTACCTGTTAAAGAGTGTGGGGTAAGATAGCCGCCACTTTGCATGCTCAGAAATATTGAACAAAAGGATACCCAATGGCAGAACGCGTCGCTCCTCAAAAAGAGACCCAAAAAGACGGAAAAAAACGAGCGCTGGATTTGGCTTTGACCCAAATTGAAAAGCAATTTGGCAAGGGGGCCATTATGAAGCTAGGAACGGAAGACGTTCCTCGTGATATTCCGGCCATTTCGACGGGGTCTCTCGGGCTCGATATGGCCTTGGGCATCGGAGGG
Above is a window of Candidatus Nitrospira neomarina DNA encoding:
- the thpR gene encoding RNA 2',3'-cyclic phosphodiesterase, with the protein product MNRFSNQKSLRVFLAVELSLDLRRKVVELQCQLRESLPMVNWVRPESIHLTLKFLGYVDASLVEPVLTAIEPIRTSQPPLTLEVQGLGVFPHLRRPRVLWIGCTGDIPALFKLVSRIEGAMEPLGFPPEDKPYFPHLTLARIKHDQSQVGGVLTHSGLLEQPRNLGIFHVDRITLFRSDVSQSGAEYTALRTVPFTEPGSHNSI